A genome region from Alteripontixanthobacter maritimus includes the following:
- the ileS gene encoding isoleucine--tRNA ligase, with translation MADTPSPDQTPPDRTPVAPRDYKDTVFLPKTGFPMKAGLPQKEPVIQAKWEADDLYGQTRTAREGREKFILHDGPPYANGDMHIGHALNHVLKDTVVRTQTLLGKDAPYVPGWDCHGLPIEWKVEELYRKKKRNKKDVPADEFRAECRAYAAKWVDVQRDQLKRLGIGGRWDKPYLTMRPEAEGAIVAELHKFAETGQLYRGAKPVMWSPVEETALADAEVEYQDLTDSPQIDVAFEIVESPITELVGAYAVIWTTTPWTIPVNQALAYGPEIEYALIEASFYAPQNGASPGNGSMDFRLLVAKSLQDEFLKRNSGDEVSVQVSELWSGKGSDLAGTIVRHPMHHLGGFYAKPRPLLAGDFVTTDSGTGIVHMSPDHGEDDFDLCKANGIDPVFAVMGDGRYRDDWLWLGGDDERRRSVINKPFNAPDGPICSDLRDAGALLSASADYSHSYPHSWRSKAKVVYRCTPQWFIAIDEKLEHICPKSPEDRSWESEGGAVDPSEEGRDGSQSLRQTALSEIERVRFIPEKGRNRLRSMVEGRPDWLISRQRAWGVPLALFVHRETGELLVDRDVNQRIQAAITEGTVDAWEASRASEFLGPDRNPDDYEMVTDILDVWFDSGSTHAFVLESDEWPELSSPADLYLEGSDQHRGWFQSSLLESCGTRGRAPYNEVLTHGFTMDSKGFKMSKSLGNTVNPLKVMEQYGADIIRLWALSVDYTEDHRIGDEILKGVGDQYRRLRNTFRYLLGALDGFVGDLSDETPIPELEVYILSLLAQLDANLRRAVDDYDFNTYTRLLVDFCNEDLSAFFFDIRKDRLYCDGPDAPERRAYRQVLDILFHALVRYAAPVLVYTAEEVWQTRYPQDGEQGGSVHLLEWPDIPQVTVDTDRWAKLRALRERANEAIEPLRRDKTIRSSLEADVTVPESAIPEGVSDAMLAELFIAASVTRTQGGDVTVTRTSDHKCGRCWRLLPDVSANGALCDRCDDVVTSLDNAGVAA, from the coding sequence ATGGCCGATACTCCATCCCCTGACCAAACTCCCCCCGATCGGACCCCCGTCGCACCGCGCGATTACAAGGATACCGTCTTCCTGCCGAAGACCGGCTTCCCGATGAAGGCCGGTCTGCCGCAGAAGGAGCCGGTCATTCAGGCGAAGTGGGAAGCGGACGATCTGTATGGCCAGACGCGCACCGCGCGGGAGGGCCGCGAAAAGTTCATCCTGCATGACGGCCCCCCTTACGCCAATGGCGACATGCATATCGGCCACGCGCTGAACCATGTGCTGAAGGATACGGTGGTCCGCACGCAGACGCTGCTGGGCAAGGACGCGCCTTATGTGCCGGGCTGGGATTGCCACGGCCTGCCGATCGAATGGAAGGTGGAGGAACTCTACCGCAAGAAGAAGCGCAACAAGAAGGACGTGCCGGCCGACGAATTCCGCGCCGAATGCCGCGCCTATGCCGCCAAATGGGTGGACGTGCAGCGGGACCAGTTGAAACGGCTGGGCATCGGCGGACGCTGGGACAAGCCCTACCTCACCATGCGCCCCGAAGCGGAAGGCGCGATCGTCGCCGAACTGCACAAATTCGCCGAGACCGGCCAGCTCTACCGCGGCGCGAAGCCGGTGATGTGGAGCCCGGTGGAAGAAACCGCGCTGGCAGACGCCGAGGTCGAATATCAGGACCTGACCGACAGCCCGCAGATCGACGTGGCATTCGAGATTGTGGAGTCGCCGATTACGGAACTCGTCGGCGCATACGCTGTCATCTGGACGACGACGCCTTGGACGATTCCTGTAAACCAGGCGCTCGCGTACGGGCCGGAAATTGAATACGCTCTTATCGAAGCCAGTTTTTACGCACCGCAGAATGGGGCATCGCCCGGCAATGGGTCGATGGATTTTCGTTTGCTGGTCGCAAAAAGCCTCCAAGACGAGTTCTTAAAGCGCAACTCAGGCGATGAAGTAAGCGTGCAGGTATCTGAATTGTGGTCCGGCAAAGGCTCCGACCTAGCCGGAACCATCGTCCGCCACCCGATGCACCATCTTGGCGGGTTCTACGCCAAGCCGCGCCCTTTGCTCGCGGGCGATTTCGTCACCACCGACAGCGGCACCGGCATCGTCCATATGTCGCCCGACCACGGCGAGGACGATTTCGACCTGTGCAAGGCCAACGGCATCGATCCGGTCTTCGCGGTCATGGGCGATGGCCGCTATCGCGACGACTGGCTGTGGCTGGGCGGTGATGATGAACGGCGCCGGTCGGTCATCAACAAGCCCTTCAACGCACCCGACGGCCCCATCTGCAGCGATCTGCGCGATGCGGGCGCGCTGCTGTCCGCCAGCGCCGATTATTCGCACAGCTACCCGCATTCCTGGCGCTCCAAGGCCAAGGTCGTTTATCGGTGCACGCCCCAATGGTTCATCGCAATCGACGAGAAGCTGGAGCACATCTGCCCCAAATCACCGGAAGACCGCAGCTGGGAAAGCGAAGGTGGCGCTGTCGATCCGTCCGAAGAAGGCCGCGATGGATCGCAGTCCCTGCGCCAGACCGCGCTTTCGGAAATCGAACGGGTGCGCTTCATTCCGGAAAAGGGGCGCAACCGCCTGCGCTCCATGGTCGAAGGCCGCCCGGACTGGCTAATCAGCCGCCAGCGCGCTTGGGGCGTGCCACTGGCTCTGTTCGTCCACCGCGAGACGGGCGAGCTGTTGGTGGACAGGGACGTGAACCAGCGCATTCAGGCCGCCATCACCGAAGGCACGGTGGACGCATGGGAAGCATCCCGCGCGTCGGAATTCCTCGGCCCGGACCGCAATCCGGACGATTACGAGATGGTCACCGATATCCTCGATGTCTGGTTCGACAGCGGATCGACCCATGCCTTTGTGCTAGAATCGGACGAATGGCCCGAACTTTCCAGCCCCGCCGACCTCTACCTGGAAGGCAGCGACCAGCATCGCGGCTGGTTCCAATCCAGCCTGCTGGAAAGCTGCGGCACTCGTGGCCGCGCGCCCTATAACGAAGTGCTGACTCACGGTTTCACGATGGATTCCAAGGGCTTCAAGATGTCCAAGAGCCTGGGTAACACCGTCAATCCATTGAAAGTGATGGAGCAATACGGGGCCGATATCATCCGCCTGTGGGCGCTTTCGGTCGATTACACCGAAGACCACCGCATCGGGGACGAAATCCTGAAAGGTGTGGGCGACCAGTATCGCCGACTGCGCAACACGTTCCGCTATCTGCTGGGCGCGCTGGACGGGTTCGTGGGCGATCTGTCGGACGAGACGCCGATTCCCGAGTTGGAAGTCTATATCCTGTCGCTGCTGGCGCAGCTCGACGCGAATTTGCGCCGCGCCGTGGATGATTACGATTTCAACACCTACACTCGGCTGCTGGTGGATTTCTGCAACGAGGACCTGAGCGCGTTCTTCTTCGATATCCGCAAGGACCGGCTTTATTGCGACGGACCGGACGCGCCCGAACGGCGTGCCTACCGGCAGGTGCTGGATATCCTGTTCCACGCGCTCGTTCGATATGCCGCGCCGGTGCTGGTCTATACCGCAGAAGAGGTCTGGCAGACCCGATACCCGCAGGACGGCGAACAGGGCGGCAGCGTGCATCTGCTGGAATGGCCCGATATCCCGCAGGTCACTGTCGATACCGACCGCTGGGCGAAACTGCGCGCCTTGCGCGAACGCGCCAATGAGGCGATCGAGCCCTTACGCCGCGACAAGACCATCCGCTCCAGCCTGGAAGCCGACGTTACCGTGCCTGAAAGTGCCATTCCCGAAGGCGTGAGCGATGCCATGTTGGCCGAGCTGTTCATCGCCGCGTCAGTCACTCGCACGCAAGGCGGAGATGTGACAGTCACCCGTACCTCCGACCATAAATGCGGCCGCTGCTGGCGGCTGTTGCCCGATGTGAGTGCGAACGGCGCGCTGTGCGATCGGTGCGACGATGTGGTTACCAGCCTGGACAATGCAGGAGTGGCGGCATGA
- the lspA gene encoding signal peptidase II, producing MTVVTKRRLIGLAIALAIFAVDQYIKWLMVGPLDLRNQPGGVIELIPFFDLRWTQNFGISLGLFEATSMEMRWALVAVTALIAVVVTIWMLRERVMGDIIGLSLILGGALGNIKDRYDLGYVIDYADLHFGTFRPFLIFNVADAAITIGVLIILARSFFMSEKDGENDEPAPDAAETNHA from the coding sequence ATGACCGTCGTGACCAAGCGCCGCCTGATCGGGCTCGCCATCGCGCTGGCGATCTTCGCCGTCGATCAATACATCAAATGGCTGATGGTCGGCCCGCTCGATCTGCGCAACCAACCGGGCGGCGTGATCGAACTGATCCCGTTCTTCGACCTGCGCTGGACGCAGAACTTCGGCATCTCGCTTGGCCTGTTCGAAGCGACTTCGATGGAAATGCGCTGGGCGCTGGTCGCGGTCACTGCACTGATCGCCGTTGTCGTCACCATCTGGATGCTGCGCGAGCGAGTGATGGGCGACATCATCGGCCTGTCGCTGATCCTCGGCGGCGCGCTCGGCAATATCAAAGACCGGTACGATCTTGGCTATGTGATCGACTATGCCGATCTGCATTTCGGCACCTTCCGACCGTTCCTGATTTTCAACGTAGCGGACGCCGCGATCACCATCGGCGTCCTGATTATCCTTGCCCGCTCCTTCTTCATGTCCGAAAAGGATGGCGAAAACGACGAACCGGCACCCGATGCCGCGGAGACAAACCATGCGTAA